A genomic region of Trifolium pratense cultivar HEN17-A07 linkage group LG3, ARS_RC_1.1, whole genome shotgun sequence contains the following coding sequences:
- the LOC123913225 gene encoding putative disease resistance RPP13-like protein 1 isoform X3 — MAKLVAEAFLSSFGQYIFERLASSNLADYFRRGKLDKLVEELESTLDSITQVLDDAEIKQYQIPDVKKWLGNVKHAMYEADQLLDEIATDAPLKKLKAESQPSTSHNIVNFIPTLTNPFESRIKELIKSLHSLVEQMDTLQLKNQTYASNAVGFNSKPPGIEETTCLVDASDIYGRDVDKEEMIKILLSSENDSSNKTPIISIVGLGGMGKTTFAKLVYNDNKIMEHFELKAWVYVSESFDVVGLTKEILKTFKSPAEGESNLNLLQLRLQQTLTGKKYLLVLDDIWNGNEKSWMQLLLPFDHGSSGSKIIVTTRDKEITYVLKSTKLFNLQQLNKSDCWSLFVTHAFGGKNLDEYPHLEQIGMKIVDKCGGLPLAVKTLGQLLQRKSDHEWRKILETDLWRLSDKDNDINPTLRLSYHNLPSNRKRCFAYCSLFPKGYIDKHELIKFWMADGLLKCSGADKSEEELGNEIFTDLESISFFQKSFFGFVMHDLVNDLAKSVSGEFCMQIGGSRVEGIPERTRHILLSSQLNCGDKLLESICKCKGLRSLIVKSNTTTLISNDVQRDLFSRLTWLRMLSFRYCGLSELVDEIGNLKLLRYLDLSHTEIKSLPDTICMLYNLQTLLLERCDELTELPSKFSKLINLRHLELPFRYRHVPVLKKMPKNIGKLNKLQSLPYFIVEEQHGSNIKELEKLNHLHGSIHIKGLGNVIDPADAVMANLKDKKYLEELYMDFCKNGREEMNELIVERNVSVLEALHPNSNLKRLTIVNYSGNSFPNWLRGSDLPNLVSYIMLKEVYIRECPELKRIPPQHLPSLQKLEISDCNKLEECLCLEGSPLLENVSIKNCSKLKRVPLPQHLPSLQKLYICDCEMLEASIPKGDSMIELVLERCDRILVNELPTSLKKFVLLGNRYVEFSDEQNLVKCTVLEVLKFDLEGIVKRPSLDLRCYNSLRNLTIKECHSSSSLPFSLHLFTNLEYLKLYDCPQLESFPSGGLPSNLTRLEIENCPKLIGSREEWGLFQLNSLKVFSVSDAEFENVESFPEENLLPPTLVSLSLYKCSKLRIMNNKGFLHLNSLEYLWIDNCPSLESLPEEGLPSSQLWIKECPIIREKYKKEGGERWHTIRHIPHVEIDYIIEQHE, encoded by the exons ATGGCAAAGTTGGTTGCTGAGgcatttctttcttctttcggTCAATATATTTTTGAAAGGTTGGCTTCAAGTAATTTGGCAGACTATTTTCGTAGAGGCAAACTTGACAAGTTGGTGGAAGAACTTGAGTCTACACTCGATTCTATCACCCAAGTGTTAGATGATGCAGAGATAAAGCAATACCAAATCCCAGACGTCAAGAAGTGGCTTGGTAATGTTAAACATGCTATGTATGAGGCTGATCAACTACTGGATGAGATTGCTACTGATGCGCCACTGAAGAAGTTGAAGGCCGAATCTCAGCCTTCTACTAGCCATAATATTGTCAACTTCATTCCAACTTTGACTAATCCATTTGAATCCAGGATCAAAGAATTGATAAAGAGCCTACATTCTCTTGTAGAGCAGATGGATACACTGCaattgaaaaatcaaacatatgCCAGTAATGCAGTTGGATTCAATTCGAAACCTCCAGGAATAGAAGAAACTACATGTTTGGTGGATGCATCTGACATATATGGTAGAGACGTTGATAAAGAAGAAATGatcaaaattttactttctTCAGAAAATGATAGCAGCAACAAGACACCTATAATCAGCATAGTTGGTTTGGGTGGGATGGGCAAGACCACTTTTGCTAAGCTTGTGTACAATGACAACAAGATAATGGAGCATTTTGAACTTAAAGCTTGGGTCTATGTTTCAGAATCTTTTGATGTTGTTGGACTCACCAAAGAAATTCTCAAGACATTTAAATCTCCGGCAGAGGGTGAATCAAATTTAAATCTACTCCAACTGCGGCTGCAACAAACACTAACCGGCAAAAAGTATCTGCTTGTTTTGGATGATATTTGGAATGGAAATGAGAAGAGTTGGATGCAGTTACTACTTCCTTTTGACCATGGATCTTCTGGAAGTAAGATTATTGTGACAACACGTGACAAGGAGATAACATATGTCCTGAAATCCACCAAGTTATTTAATTTACAACAATTGAACAAAAGCGATTGTTGGAGTTTATTTGTGACACATGCGTTTGGTGGCAAGAATTTGGACGAATATCCACATCTTGAACAAATTGGCATGAAAATAGTCGACAAGTGTGGAGGGTTGCCTTTAGCAGTTAAAACACTGGGCCAACTCTTGCAAAGAAAATCTGACCATGAATGGAGGAAGATATTAGAGACTGATTTGTGGCGATTATCAGATAAGGATAACGACATTAACCCAACGCTGAGATTGAGTTACCATAATCTCCCATCTAATCGGAAGCGTTGTTTTGCTTATTGTTCTTTATTTCCCAAAGGTTATATTGACAAACATGAATTAATCAAGTTTTGGATGGCAGATGGTTTGTTGAAGTGTTCCGGAGCAGACAAAAGTGAAGAAGAGTTGGGTAATGAAATTTTCACCGATCTGGAGTCAATTTCATTTTTCCAGAAATCATTTTTTGGATTTGTCATGCATGATCTTGTCAATGATTTAGCAAAATCAGTGTCAGGAGAATTTTGCATGCAAATAGGGGGTTCTAGGGTGGAAGGTATCCCTGAAAGAACACGCCACATTCTGTTGTCTAGTCAATTAAATTGTGGTGATAAATTACTAGAGTCAATTTGTAAATGCAAGGGACTACGTAGTTTGATAGTAAAGAGCAACACAACTACGTTGATAAGCAACGATGTGCAACGTGATCTGTTTTCAAGACTAACATGGTTGCGGATGTTATCATTTAGATATTGTGGTCTGTCAGAGCTAGTTGATGAGATAGGCAATTTAAAACTTTTGCGTTATCTAGACCTTTCTCACACAGAGATTAAAAGCTTACCTGATACCATTTGTATGTTGTATAATTTGCAAACACTCTTGTTGGAAAGGTGTGATGAATTGACAGAGCTTCCTTCAAAATTTTCCAAACTCATCAATTTACGTCATCTTGAACTCCCTTTTCGTTATAGGCATGTCCCTGTTTTAAAAAAGATGCCAAAGAATATAGGAAAGTTGAACAAACTACAGTCCTTGCCTTACTTTATTGTGGAAGAGCAGCATGGGTCTAATATTAAGGAGTTGGAGAAACTAAACCATCTTCATGGAAGCATTCATATTAAAGGACTGGGTAATGTCATTGATCCTGCGGATGCTGTGATGGCCAATTTGAAAGATAAGAAGTATTTAGAAGAATTATATATGGATTTCTGTAAGAATGGAAGAGAAGAAATGAATGAGTTGATTGTTGAAAGAAATGTATCTGTGTTGGAGGCTCTTCATCCAAATAGCAACTTGAAGAGGTTGACCATTGTAAACTACAGTGGTAATTCTTTTCCAAATTGGCTAAGGGGTTCTGATTTACCCAACTTGGTATCTTATATAATGCTTAAAGAGGTTTATATAAGAGAATGTCCAGAATTGAAAAGGATTCCGCCTCAACACCTTCCTTCTTTACAAAAATTGGAGATAAGTGATTGCAACAAGTTGGAG GAATGTTTATGTCTTGAAGGATCTCCTTTACTTGAAAATGtttctataaaaaattgttccaaATTGAAAAGGGTCCCCTTGCCTCAACACCTTCCTTCTTTACAAAAATTGTACATTTGTGATTGTGAAATGCTGGAAGCATCAATTCCTAAGGGTGATAGTATGATAGAGTTAGTTCTAGAGAGATGTGATCGGATTTTGGTAAATGAATTGCCGACCAGCTTGAAAAAGTTTGTCCTTTTGGGAAATCGGTACGTCGAGTTCTCCGATGAGCAAAATTTAGTAAAGTGTACCGTTCTTGAAGTGTTGAAGTTTGATTTAGAAGGAATTGTAAAACGTCCCTCTTTAGATCTGCGTTGCTATAATTCTCTTCGTAATCTTACAATAAAAGAATGTCACTCTTCCTCCTCCTTGCCTTTTTCACTACATCTGTTCACCAATCTTGAATATCTCAAGTTGTACGATTGCCCACAGCTGGAATCATTTCCAAGTGGAGGTTTGCCTTCCAACTTGACCAGACTTGAAATAGAGAATTGCCCAAAACTGATTGGTTCGAGAGAGGAGTGGGGTTTGTTCCAACTCAATTCTTTGAAAGTTTTCAGTGTTAGTGATGCTGAGTTTGAAAACGTGGAGTCATTCCCAGAGGAGAATCTGCTGCCACCAACTCTTGTATCTCTTTCTTTGTATAAATGTTCAAAGCTAAGAATAATGAACAACAAGGGTTTTCTCCACCTCAATTCTCTCGAATATCTATGGATTGACAACTGCCCTAGTCTTGAGAGCTTGCCAGAGGAGGGTCTACCCAGTTCTCAATTGTGGATTAAAGAATGTCCAATAATTAGGGAGAAGTACAAAAAGGAGGGAGGAGAGCGTTGGCATACAATTCGTCACATCCCTCATGTGGAGATTGACTACATCATTGAGCAGCACGAATGA